In Syngnathus scovelli strain Florida chromosome 10, RoL_Ssco_1.2, whole genome shotgun sequence, the following are encoded in one genomic region:
- the LOC125970093 gene encoding serine/threonine-protein kinase MAK-like isoform X2 encodes MNRYTMLKQLGDGTYGSVLLGKSNGTGELVAIKRMKRKFYSWEECMNLRELKSLKKLNHPNVIKLKEVIRENDHLFFVFEYMKENLYQLMNERNYAMFSENEIRNIMFQVLSGLAFMHKHGYFHRDMKPENLLCIGPELVKIADFGLAREIRSQPPYTDYVSTRWYRAPEILLKFTSYSSPIDIWAVGCIMAELYTLRPLFPGNSEVDEIFKICQVLGTLKKADWPEGHVLASSMNFRFPKCVPTCLSSLIPNASDEAITLMKDILQWDPKKRPNAAQALRYPYFYVGQSLGGPPKFSKQHKLQSKDVKGAVEGNVLCKTNKTSQEPKKSQTEPQICSQVLHQPPQAVQPSQQTCSQVLHQPLQAIQPSQQADTQQQADPSLLPSKEQLEPLNLVKNRPPVAPTKTVSIGPGNNVSRARAGRRRWGQTSIKSVDSWETTEDADVGVSISKKPTINSLGEEALDVSSACFPLPKTSTATKAECGNELDKGDSAVLSPKQHYLRQSRYLPGIDPKRRSSAGNQGVVKSLWDILGLAQKQDLELPLIKDSFMSKTNLSPLEKSETKDAKQMSPLAQIGVPSASDLSTPADLRIDSKVKLSKTTIFANKGCPPTTARR; translated from the exons ATGAACCGCTACACAATGCTCAAACAGCTGGGGGATGGCACCTATGGAAGTGTACTCCTGGGCAAGAGCAACGGGACTGGCGAGCTGGTTGCCATCAAAAG GATGAAGAGGAAATTTTATTCTTGGGAAGAGTGCATGAATCTAAGAGAGCTGAAG TCGCTGAAGAAATTAAACCATCCAAACGTAATCAAACTGAAAGAAGTCATAAGAGAAAATGACCACCTCTTCTTTGTCTTTGAGTATATGAAAGAAAACCTCTACCAGCTAATGAATGAGAG GAACTATGCAATGTTCTCTGAAAATGAGATCAGGAACATCATGTTTCAAGTGTTGTCTGGATTAGCCTTTATGCATAAACatg GGTATTTCCACCGTGACATGAAACCGGAGAACTTGCTCTGCATTGGTCCTGAATTGGTCAAGATAGCAGATTTTGGCCTTGCCAGAGAAATTCGCTCGCAGCCACCATACACAGACTACGTGTCCACCAGATG GTACAGAGCTCCGGAAATTCTGCTCAAGTTCACCTCCTACAGTTCCCCCATCGACATTTGGGCAGTGGGGTGCATCATGGCCGAGCTGTACACGCTCCGCCCCTTGTTTCCTGGCAACAGTGAGGTGGACGAGATCTTCAAGATCTGTCAAGTGCTGGGAACTTTGAAGAAG GCAGATTGGCCTGAGGGCCACGTTTTAGCCAGCTCAATGAACTTCCGCTTCCCGAAATGCGTCCCGACATGCCTCAGCTCGCTGATTCCCAACGCCAGCGATGAAGCCATCACACTCATGAAGGACATACTGCAGTGGGATCCCAAGAAAAGGCCAAATGCTGCTCAG GCACTGCGGTACCCCTACTTTTACGTGGGTCAGTCACTTGGTGGCCCTCCCAAGTTTTCCAAGCAGCACAAGTTGCAGTCAAAGGATGTCAAAGGAGCCGTGGAAGGGAACGTTTTGTGTAAGACAAACAAAACGTCTCAGGAGCCCAAAAAGAGTCAAACGGAGCCGCAGATCTGCAGCCAAGTTCTCCATCAGCCTCCTCAAGCTGTCCAACCGAGCCAGCAGACCTGCAGTCAAGTTCTCCATCAGCCTCTTCAAGCCATCCAACCGAGCCAGCAGGCTGACACACAGCAGCAAGCTGACCCCAGCTTGCTTCCATCCAAGGAGCAACTGGAGCCACTCAACCTGGTTAAAAACAGGCCGCCGGTCGCG CCCACAAAAACAGTAAGCATTGGGCCGGGGAACAACGTCAGTAGGGCGAGGGCCGGACGAAGACGGTGGGGTCAAACGTCCATCAAATCGGTGGACAGCTGGGAGACGACCGAAGACGCCGATGTCGGCGTTTCCATCTCCAAAAAACCCACCATCAACTCTTTGGGGGAGGAAGCCCTCGACGTGTCTAGTGCTTG CTTTCCACTCCCCAAGACATCGACGGCGACAAAAGCAGAATGTGGCAACGAACTGGACAAAGGTGACTCGGCAGTCTTGTCTCCCAAGCAGCACTACCTGCGGCAGTCCAGATACCTACCAG GCATCGATCCAAAACGAAGATCTTCAGCGGGCAATCAGGGAGTCGTCAAAAGCTTGTGGGACATCTTGGGCTTAGCTCAAAAACAGGATTTGGAGCTCCCCCTTATTAAAG ACTCCTTCATGTCCAAGACAAATCTTTCACCTCTCGAGAAGTCCGAAACTAAAGACGCTAAGCAGATGAGTCCTCTGGCGCAGATTGGCGTTCCCTCTGCCA GTGATCTGTCGACCCCTGCTGATCTCAGGATTGACTCCAAAGTCAAACTGTCCAAGACTACAATTTTTGCCAATAAAG ggtgtcccccgactACTGCTCGAAGATAG
- the psmg4 gene encoding proteasome assembly chaperone 4 yields MPDPISVHNFSERFMEQTVHFHVMKLSGAFFLWVGSSPILSNLAVSMSSRYDSMPLSTLVMGDPSDTAPNSLARRLAKKTQKQVFVSYRLPTTNSSLSLLVENRIKKELELHPGKF; encoded by the exons ATGCCGGATCCTATTTCAGTTCACAACTTTTCGGAAAGATTTATGGAGCAGACGGTTCACTTTCACGTCATGAAACTCAGTGGTGCTTTTTTCCTCTGGGTTGGTTCGAGTCCAATTCTGTCCAACTTGGCGGTTTCAATGAGCAGCAGATAC GACTCCATGCCATTATCTACGTTAGTAATGGGGGACCCTTCAGATACAGCTCCAAATTCTTTGGCACGGAGATTAG CAAAGAAGACCCAAAAGCAAGTTTTTGTTAGTTACAGACTTCCAACGACCAACTCCAGTCTCTCTCTGCTAGTGGAAAACCGAATCAAAAAGGAGCTTGAGCTTCATCCGGGGAAATTTTGA
- the bphl gene encoding valacyclovir hydrolase → MTSVLRGGRLVSLRRATVTMQSYCSSLTCGRQNVNGVDLYYEKAGTGKHAVLLLPGALGSTKTDFQPQLKSLNQDLFTVVGWDPRGYGQSRPPDRDFPLDFFERDARDAVDLMRTLGFLKFSLVGWSDGGITALIAAARNPDFINRMAVWGSNAFVSQQDLDIYNSVRDVSKWSARMRAPMEEVYGAQVFAQTWQAWVGGMVQFAHRAKGNICIELLPLIRCPTLIIHGLKDPIVPRSHPDFLLKGIPGSRLHLMPEGKHNLHLRFSEEFNKLLEDFLQEGHNH, encoded by the exons CTCCTCACTGACGTGTGGCAGGCAAAATGTGAACGGGGTTGATCTTTACTATGAGAAGGCAGGCACAGGGAAACACGCTGTGCTGTTGCTTCCTGGTGCTTTAG GAAGCACAAAGACAGATTTTCAACCTCAGCTGAAGTCTTTGAATCAGGATCTTTTTACAGTCGTGGGCTGGGATCCGCGTGGTTATGGGCAGTCACGACCTCCAGACAGAGACTTTCCGCTGGACTTCTTTGAAAGGGACGCCAGGGATGCGGTGGATCTCATGAGG ACGTTGGGCTTTCTCAAGTTCTCTCTGGTGGGATGGAGTGACGGCGGCATCACGGCCCTGATCGCTGCTGCCAGGAATCCCGACTTCATCAACAGGATGGCTGTATGGGGGTCCAATGCGTTTGTATCGCAACAAGACCTCGACATTTACAACT CGGTCCGTGATGTGTCCAAATGGAGCGCAAGGATGAGGGCACCCATGGAGGAGGTGTACGGAGCACAAGTCTTTGCTCAAACATGGCAAGCCTGGGTGGGTGGCATGGTGCAATTTGCACACAGagccaaag GAAACATCTGCATCGAGCTCTTGCCTCTGATCAGATGTCCGACTCTGATAATCCATGGCCTAAAGGATCCGATAGTGCCCCGCAGTCACCCTGACTTCCTCCTCAAAGGCATCCCGGGATCACG ATTACATCTGATGCCAGAGGGAAAGCACAACCTCCATCTGAGGTTTTCTGAAGAATTCAACAAACTGTTGGAAGATTTTCTGCAAGAGGGACACAATCATTAA
- the LOC125970093 gene encoding serine/threonine-protein kinase MAK-like isoform X1 codes for MNRYTMLKQLGDGTYGSVLLGKSNGTGELVAIKRMKRKFYSWEECMNLRELKSLKKLNHPNVIKLKEVIRENDHLFFVFEYMKENLYQLMNERNYAMFSENEIRNIMFQVLSGLAFMHKHGYFHRDMKPENLLCIGPELVKIADFGLAREIRSQPPYTDYVSTRWYRAPEILLKFTSYSSPIDIWAVGCIMAELYTLRPLFPGNSEVDEIFKICQVLGTLKKADWPEGHVLASSMNFRFPKCVPTCLSSLIPNASDEAITLMKDILQWDPKKRPNAAQALRYPYFYVGQSLGGPPKFSKQHKLQSKDVKGAVEGNVLCKTNKTSQEPKKSQTEPQICSQVLHQPPQAVQPSQQTCSQVLHQPLQAIQPSQQADTQQQADPSLLPSKEQLEPLNLVKNRPPVAPTKTVSIGPGNNVSRARAGRRRWGQTSIKSVDSWETTEDADVGVSISKKPTINSLGEEALDVSSACFPLPKTSTATKAECGNELDKGDSAVLSPKQHYLRQSRYLPGIDPKRRSSAGNQGVVKSLWDILGLAQKQDLELPLIKDSFMSKTNLSPLEKSETKDAKQMSPLAQIGVPSASDLSTPADLRIDSKVKLSKTTIFANKDNQTEHDDFRAPQIPCPCPSGSFSTINTLARNTHIPPVHGRVDWTAKYGGNR; via the exons ATGAACCGCTACACAATGCTCAAACAGCTGGGGGATGGCACCTATGGAAGTGTACTCCTGGGCAAGAGCAACGGGACTGGCGAGCTGGTTGCCATCAAAAG GATGAAGAGGAAATTTTATTCTTGGGAAGAGTGCATGAATCTAAGAGAGCTGAAG TCGCTGAAGAAATTAAACCATCCAAACGTAATCAAACTGAAAGAAGTCATAAGAGAAAATGACCACCTCTTCTTTGTCTTTGAGTATATGAAAGAAAACCTCTACCAGCTAATGAATGAGAG GAACTATGCAATGTTCTCTGAAAATGAGATCAGGAACATCATGTTTCAAGTGTTGTCTGGATTAGCCTTTATGCATAAACatg GGTATTTCCACCGTGACATGAAACCGGAGAACTTGCTCTGCATTGGTCCTGAATTGGTCAAGATAGCAGATTTTGGCCTTGCCAGAGAAATTCGCTCGCAGCCACCATACACAGACTACGTGTCCACCAGATG GTACAGAGCTCCGGAAATTCTGCTCAAGTTCACCTCCTACAGTTCCCCCATCGACATTTGGGCAGTGGGGTGCATCATGGCCGAGCTGTACACGCTCCGCCCCTTGTTTCCTGGCAACAGTGAGGTGGACGAGATCTTCAAGATCTGTCAAGTGCTGGGAACTTTGAAGAAG GCAGATTGGCCTGAGGGCCACGTTTTAGCCAGCTCAATGAACTTCCGCTTCCCGAAATGCGTCCCGACATGCCTCAGCTCGCTGATTCCCAACGCCAGCGATGAAGCCATCACACTCATGAAGGACATACTGCAGTGGGATCCCAAGAAAAGGCCAAATGCTGCTCAG GCACTGCGGTACCCCTACTTTTACGTGGGTCAGTCACTTGGTGGCCCTCCCAAGTTTTCCAAGCAGCACAAGTTGCAGTCAAAGGATGTCAAAGGAGCCGTGGAAGGGAACGTTTTGTGTAAGACAAACAAAACGTCTCAGGAGCCCAAAAAGAGTCAAACGGAGCCGCAGATCTGCAGCCAAGTTCTCCATCAGCCTCCTCAAGCTGTCCAACCGAGCCAGCAGACCTGCAGTCAAGTTCTCCATCAGCCTCTTCAAGCCATCCAACCGAGCCAGCAGGCTGACACACAGCAGCAAGCTGACCCCAGCTTGCTTCCATCCAAGGAGCAACTGGAGCCACTCAACCTGGTTAAAAACAGGCCGCCGGTCGCG CCCACAAAAACAGTAAGCATTGGGCCGGGGAACAACGTCAGTAGGGCGAGGGCCGGACGAAGACGGTGGGGTCAAACGTCCATCAAATCGGTGGACAGCTGGGAGACGACCGAAGACGCCGATGTCGGCGTTTCCATCTCCAAAAAACCCACCATCAACTCTTTGGGGGAGGAAGCCCTCGACGTGTCTAGTGCTTG CTTTCCACTCCCCAAGACATCGACGGCGACAAAAGCAGAATGTGGCAACGAACTGGACAAAGGTGACTCGGCAGTCTTGTCTCCCAAGCAGCACTACCTGCGGCAGTCCAGATACCTACCAG GCATCGATCCAAAACGAAGATCTTCAGCGGGCAATCAGGGAGTCGTCAAAAGCTTGTGGGACATCTTGGGCTTAGCTCAAAAACAGGATTTGGAGCTCCCCCTTATTAAAG ACTCCTTCATGTCCAAGACAAATCTTTCACCTCTCGAGAAGTCCGAAACTAAAGACGCTAAGCAGATGAGTCCTCTGGCGCAGATTGGCGTTCCCTCTGCCA GTGATCTGTCGACCCCTGCTGATCTCAGGATTGACTCCAAAGTCAAACTGTCCAAGACTACAATTTTTGCCAATAAAG ATAACCAGACGGAGCACGATGACTTCAGAGCGCCGCAAATCCCGTGTCCTTGTCCAAGTGGCAGCTTCTCCACAATAAACACCTTGGccagaaacacacacattccGCCAGTGCACGGGCGGGTGGACTGGACCGCCAAATATGGAGGCAATCGATAG
- the LOC125970107 gene encoding solute carrier family 22 member 23 has translation MAAGRPQPHNHPPENGFIPLDQPAPRLLPHIDASVLPSLGGFGRHQKQLVVLTWIPALFIGFSQFSDYFLLAQPNGTCLQPLGNDSKWTAESYPLTGTGLQVNGTGDDEDDDGSGLLCACKERTLELHTGLSQNVVTKWNLVCDSAWKVHIAKFSLLVGSIFGYLVMGVMADWFGRHPVLILSVLFMLVFGLSVAFSVNVTMFSTLRFFEGFCLAGLALSLYVLRVELCLPAWRFSMTMVASFLMVAGQLLMPGLAALCRHWPGRDDWQVLQIVIISPFVLMLPYVWIFPESLRWLLSTRHYRRSKAMMLRIARKNQVDMTTEPNRVLSELEQELYKRPQRSCVVKMMSTRNLWKNIVVLCVNSLTGYGIHHCFARSMMDPEAQPTALCHTDYYTMAGIAVATCVALCPMVGLMGRRGGLLTFMIITALASLLQLGLLNLIGKYSLRYDTVLRDSLKRKFSVAFSIIGMFSSHAVSTLSIFFCAEITPTVIRGGGLGLVLASAGFGMLTAPIMELHNQKGYFLHHVIFACCTLLCIICLLLLPEPRGQPLPESLADGETFTRQTLLHPGEQHLLLAKGDRDYSRVHDTPLHLSATGGATAAAATALAAVPASYSLATGGEIIGNHTMANGV, from the exons ATGGCAGCCGGTCGCCCGCAACCACACAACCACCCGCCCGAGAACGGCTTCATCCCACTTGATCAGCCGGCACCCAGGCTGCTACCGCACATCGACGCCTCGGTTCTGCCGTCTCTAGGGGGGTTCGGGAGGCACCAGAAGCAGCTCGTGGTCCTGACCTGGATACCGGCATTGTTCATAGGCTTTAGCCAATTCTCGGATTATTTCCTCTTGGCGCAGCCCAACGGCACGTGTTTGCAACCTTTGGGTAACGACAGCAAATGGACCGCAGAATCGTACCCGCTCACCGGTACCGGGCTGCAGGTCAACGGCACCGGGGATGATGAAGACGACGACGGCAGTGGTCTGCTGTGCGCCTGCAAGGAGAGGACATTGGAGCTGCACACGGGACTGAGTCAGAATGTGGTTACCAAG TGGAACTTGGTGTGTGACTCAGCCTGGAAGGTTCATATTGCCAAATTTTCTTTGCTCGTGGGCTCCATTTTTGGCTACCTAGTGATGGGTGTCATGGCCGACTG GTTCGGTCGCCACCCGGTGTTGATTCTCTCTGTGCTCTTCATGCTGGTGTTTGGTTTGAGTGTTGCCTTCTCTGTAAATGTCACCATGTTCAGCACCTTGCGCTTCTTTGAGGGTTTCTGCTTGGCGGGCCTCGCTCTTTCCCTCTACGTGCTCA GGGTGGAGCTTTGCTTGCCCGCCTGGCGTTTCTCCATGACCATGGTGGCCAGTTTCCTGATGGTGGCGGGGCAGCTGCTGATGCCTGGCCTGGCTGCCTTGTGCCGCCATTGGCCAGGGCGAGATGACTGGCAGGTTCTGCAGATTGTCATCATCAGCCCCTTCGTCTTGATGCTGCCCTACGTCTG GATTTTTCCTGAATCGTTACGCTGGCTGCTGAGCACCCGGCACTACAGACGTTCCAAAGCCATGATGCTGCGCATTGCGAGGAAGAACCAAGTGGACATGACGACTGAACCCAACAGAGTTCTTTCAG AGCTGGAGCAGGAGCTGTACAAGAGGCCCCAGCGCTCCTGTGTGGTGAAAATGATGAGTACCAGGAACCTGTGGAAGAACATTGTGGTGCTGTGCGTCAACTC GTTGACAGGCTACGGGATACACCACTGCTTCGCTCGAAGTATGATGGACCCGGAAGCCCAGCCCACTGCTTTGTGCCACACGGACTACTATACCATGGCTGGCATCGCCGTGGCAACGTGCGTGGCGCTGTGCCCCATGGTTGGCCTGATGGGTCGACGCGGTGGCCTTCTGACCTTCATGATCATCACAGCGCTCGCGTCACTGCTGCAGCTGGGCCTGCTCAATC TGATTGGGAAGTACAGTCTCCGGTATGACACGG TCCTGCGGGACAGCCTAAAGAGAAAATTCTCTGTGGCCTTCTCCATCATCGGCATGTTCTCCTCTCATGCTGTCAGCACCCTCAGTATTTTCTTTTGTGCTGAAATCACACCAACAGTCATCAG GGGCGGAGGTCTGGGTCTGGTCTTAGCCAGCGCCGGCTTCGGCATGCTGACTGCGCCCATCATGGAGCTccacaaccagaagggctacttcCTGCATCACGTGATTTTTGCTTGCTGCACGCTGCTGTGCATCATCTGCCTGCTGCTGCTCCCTGAGCCGCGGGGTCAGCCGCTGCCCGAGAGCCTGGCTGACGGAGAGACATTCACCCGGCAAACCTTGCTCCATCCGGGCGAGCAGCACCTTCTCCTGGCCAAGGGCGACAGGGACTACTCGCGCGTTCACGACACCCCGCTTCACCTGTCGGCCACGGGCGGCGCCACCGCAGCAGCTGCCACCGCTCTGGCAGCGGTGCCGGCCTCGTATTCCTTGGCCACCGGCGGCGAGATCATTGGCAACCACACGATGGCCAACGGGGTTTGA
- the LOC125970093 gene encoding serine/threonine-protein kinase MAK-like isoform X3: MAPMEVYSWARATGLASWLPSKGYFHRDMKPENLLCIGPELVKIADFGLAREIRSQPPYTDYVSTRWYRAPEILLKFTSYSSPIDIWAVGCIMAELYTLRPLFPGNSEVDEIFKICQVLGTLKKADWPEGHVLASSMNFRFPKCVPTCLSSLIPNASDEAITLMKDILQWDPKKRPNAAQALRYPYFYVGQSLGGPPKFSKQHKLQSKDVKGAVEGNVLCKTNKTSQEPKKSQTEPQICSQVLHQPPQAVQPSQQTCSQVLHQPLQAIQPSQQADTQQQADPSLLPSKEQLEPLNLVKNRPPVAPTKTVSIGPGNNVSRARAGRRRWGQTSIKSVDSWETTEDADVGVSISKKPTINSLGEEALDVSSACFPLPKTSTATKAECGNELDKGDSAVLSPKQHYLRQSRYLPGIDPKRRSSAGNQGVVKSLWDILGLAQKQDLELPLIKDSFMSKTNLSPLEKSETKDAKQMSPLAQIGVPSASDLSTPADLRIDSKVKLSKTTIFANKDNQTEHDDFRAPQIPCPCPSGSFSTINTLARNTHIPPVHGRVDWTAKYGGNR, translated from the exons ATGGCACCTATGGAAGTGTACTCCTGGGCAAGAGCAACGGGACTGGCGAGCTGGTTGCCATCAAAAG GGTATTTCCACCGTGACATGAAACCGGAGAACTTGCTCTGCATTGGTCCTGAATTGGTCAAGATAGCAGATTTTGGCCTTGCCAGAGAAATTCGCTCGCAGCCACCATACACAGACTACGTGTCCACCAGATG GTACAGAGCTCCGGAAATTCTGCTCAAGTTCACCTCCTACAGTTCCCCCATCGACATTTGGGCAGTGGGGTGCATCATGGCCGAGCTGTACACGCTCCGCCCCTTGTTTCCTGGCAACAGTGAGGTGGACGAGATCTTCAAGATCTGTCAAGTGCTGGGAACTTTGAAGAAG GCAGATTGGCCTGAGGGCCACGTTTTAGCCAGCTCAATGAACTTCCGCTTCCCGAAATGCGTCCCGACATGCCTCAGCTCGCTGATTCCCAACGCCAGCGATGAAGCCATCACACTCATGAAGGACATACTGCAGTGGGATCCCAAGAAAAGGCCAAATGCTGCTCAG GCACTGCGGTACCCCTACTTTTACGTGGGTCAGTCACTTGGTGGCCCTCCCAAGTTTTCCAAGCAGCACAAGTTGCAGTCAAAGGATGTCAAAGGAGCCGTGGAAGGGAACGTTTTGTGTAAGACAAACAAAACGTCTCAGGAGCCCAAAAAGAGTCAAACGGAGCCGCAGATCTGCAGCCAAGTTCTCCATCAGCCTCCTCAAGCTGTCCAACCGAGCCAGCAGACCTGCAGTCAAGTTCTCCATCAGCCTCTTCAAGCCATCCAACCGAGCCAGCAGGCTGACACACAGCAGCAAGCTGACCCCAGCTTGCTTCCATCCAAGGAGCAACTGGAGCCACTCAACCTGGTTAAAAACAGGCCGCCGGTCGCG CCCACAAAAACAGTAAGCATTGGGCCGGGGAACAACGTCAGTAGGGCGAGGGCCGGACGAAGACGGTGGGGTCAAACGTCCATCAAATCGGTGGACAGCTGGGAGACGACCGAAGACGCCGATGTCGGCGTTTCCATCTCCAAAAAACCCACCATCAACTCTTTGGGGGAGGAAGCCCTCGACGTGTCTAGTGCTTG CTTTCCACTCCCCAAGACATCGACGGCGACAAAAGCAGAATGTGGCAACGAACTGGACAAAGGTGACTCGGCAGTCTTGTCTCCCAAGCAGCACTACCTGCGGCAGTCCAGATACCTACCAG GCATCGATCCAAAACGAAGATCTTCAGCGGGCAATCAGGGAGTCGTCAAAAGCTTGTGGGACATCTTGGGCTTAGCTCAAAAACAGGATTTGGAGCTCCCCCTTATTAAAG ACTCCTTCATGTCCAAGACAAATCTTTCACCTCTCGAGAAGTCCGAAACTAAAGACGCTAAGCAGATGAGTCCTCTGGCGCAGATTGGCGTTCCCTCTGCCA GTGATCTGTCGACCCCTGCTGATCTCAGGATTGACTCCAAAGTCAAACTGTCCAAGACTACAATTTTTGCCAATAAAG ATAACCAGACGGAGCACGATGACTTCAGAGCGCCGCAAATCCCGTGTCCTTGTCCAAGTGGCAGCTTCTCCACAATAAACACCTTGGccagaaacacacacattccGCCAGTGCACGGGCGGGTGGACTGGACCGCCAAATATGGAGGCAATCGATAG